Genomic segment of Avibacterium volantium:
AATTTTCTTTAAAGAACGCATTTCCCCGCTGAAATTTCTTGCCATCATCATCGCTGCCATTGGCATCGCCTTTAACATTAGCGCAAAGGGCGGACTTTCTTGGGAAAGCATTGCCGTTTGCACTTACGCCGTTTATTTTATGGTTCGCAAATGGTTCGGCTTTAACGACATCACCAGCTTTGCCATTGAAATGGTATTGACCTTGCCCGTGTGTATCTATTTCGCCGCGCAAGTAAACATTGCAGAAGTGCGGTTGGTTAATCCGAATATTTTATCGTTATTATTTCTGCTCGGCTTACTCAGCGGCATTGCCTTTAATGCTTACATCGTTGCCAGCAGCCTATTGCCGATCAACGTGCTAGGATTACTCGGCTACGCTGAACCCATAATGATGCTCGCCGTTTCCCTATTCATCGGAGAAAATATTGACGCCGAAAATTACCCGCTCTTTTTATCTTTAATGATCGGTATGGGGCTGATCATCATTGATGGATTACGAGCAATGCAACGAAAAACAGTTCCCCCCATTTCCTAAACGCCCTCATATTTTCCATACAAAAGGAAATATAAAGTGCGGTGGAATTTTGCGGAGTTTTTATCGCAACAGACTATCCTTAATAGAAAGAAACAAAAGGGCGAATCATTCGCCCCAAAAAATCCTAAAAAAGCACCGCACTTTTGTTTTAGCTTAACTGCCTAATATCGTTTCAATCTCTTCCTGCACAGC
This window contains:
- the rarD gene encoding EamA family transporter RarD; this encodes MVKGIGFSLLASMLFGYIYYFSTLLLPLSGEDIFGYRVVFTAPFVIAAVFIFRQKYMLIAHLKRIKAQPWLLLVFLFNGSIMGFQMWLFLWAPNNGGALSVSLGYLLLPLVLVAAGRIFFKERISPLKFLAIIIAAIGIAFNISAKGGLSWESIAVCTYAVYFMVRKWFGFNDITSFAIEMVLTLPVCIYFAAQVNIAEVRLVNPNILSLLFLLGLLSGIAFNAYIVASSLLPINVLGLLGYAEPIMMLAVSLFIGENIDAENYPLFLSLMIGMGLIIIDGLRAMQRKTVPPIS